In Dasypus novemcinctus isolate mDasNov1 chromosome 10, mDasNov1.1.hap2, whole genome shotgun sequence, one DNA window encodes the following:
- the TMEM223 gene encoding transmembrane protein 223: MASPWRRWALRLLLACRPLHGTAPPRDVLLFEHERSRFFAILGLFSAGQGVFWASLAVAALSRPSVPARPATPEAPDRRRVDLRSALWRYGLALGCGAIGTLVLGAGLLFSLRSVRSVILLAGGQQVTLTTHAPFGLRAHFTVPLHQVSCMAHRSEVPAMLPLKVKGRRFYFLLDKAGHFPNMQLFDNTVGAYRSL; encoded by the exons ATGGCTTCCCCGTGGCGGCGGTGGGCGCTGCGGCTGCTCCTCGCGTGCCGGCCCCTGCACGGCACGGCCCCGCCGCGAGACGTGCTGCTTTTCGAGCATGAGCGGAGCCGCTTTTTCGCCATCCTCGGGCTGTTCTCCGCGGGCCAGGGTGTCTTCTGGGCCTCCCTGGCGGTAGCAGCTTTGTCCCGACCTTCGGTGCCGGCGCGGCCCGCGACCCCGGAGGCCCCAGATCGTCGCCGTGTCGACCTGCGCTCGGCGCTCTGGCGCTACGGCCTGGCCCTCGGCTGCGGCGCCATCG GGACTCTGGTGCTTGGGGCTGGTCTGCTCTTCTCCCTCCGATCCGTGCGTTCAGTGATCCTGCTGGCCGGAGGGCAGCAGGTGACCCTCACCACTCACGCCCCCTTTGGCCTGCGGGCCCATTTCACTGTTCCCCTGCACCAAGTATCCTGCATGGCCCACCGCAGTGAAGTCCCAGCCATGTTGCCTCTGAAGGTCAAAGGCCGGCGCTTCTACTTCCTCTTGGACAAAGCTGGACACTTCCCCAACATGCAACTCTTCGACAACACTGTGGGTGCCTACCGGAGCTTGTGA
- the NXF1 gene encoding nuclear RNA export factor 1 isoform X1 encodes MADEGKSYNEHDDRVNFPQRRKKGRGPFRWKYGEGNRRSGRGGSGVRSSRPEEDDGDVAMSDAQDGARVRYTPYAPRPNRRGDHWHDRDRIHVTVRRDRALPDRTGAGTSQDGTSKNWFKITIPYGKKYDKSWLLSLIQSKCSVPFTPIEFHYENNRAQFFVEDASTASALKAVNYKILDRENRRISIIINSSAPPLTVQNDLKPEHVEQLKLIMSKRYDGSQQALDLKGLRSDPDLVAQNIDVVLSRRNCMAASLRIIEENIPELLSLNLSNNKLYRLDDLSHIVQKAPNLKILNLSGNELKSEQELDKIKGLKLEELWLDGNPLCDTFRDQSTYISAIRERFPKLLRLDGHELPPPIAFDVEAPTMLPPCKGSYFGTESLKSLVLHFLQQYYAIYDSGDRQGLLDAYHDGACCSLSIPFTPQNPARSNLAEYFKDSRNVKKLKDPTLRFQLLKHTRLNVVAFLNELPKTQHDINSFVVDISAQTSTLLCFSVNGVFKEVGRKSRDSLRAFTRTFIAVPASNSGLCIVNDELFVRNANPEEIQRAFAMPAPTPSSSPVPTLSPEQQEMLQAFSTQSGMNLEWSQKCLQDNDWNYTRSAQVFTQLKAEGKIPEVAFMK; translated from the exons ATGGCGGACGAGGGGAAATCGTACAACG AGCATGATGACCGTGTTAATTTCCctcaaaggagaaagaaaggccGGGGTCCTTTCCGTTGGAAGTATGGTGAGGGGAACCGTCGTTCTGGAAGAGGCGGTTCTGGTGTTCGGTCTTCCCGCCCTGAGGAAGATGATGGAGATGTAGCAATGAGTGATGCCCAGGATGGTGCCCGAGTACGATA CACCCCATATGCTCCCCGACCCAACCGTCGGGGTGATCATTGGCATGATCGAGACCGTATCCATGTTACTGTACGGAGAGACAGAGCTCTTCCAGACAGAACAGGAGCTGGCACCAGCCAGGATGGGACCTCGAAGAACTGGTTCAAGATTACA ATTCCTTATGGCAAAAAGTATGACAAATCATGGCTGCTGAGCTTGATTCAGAGCAAGTGCAGTGTCCCTTTCACTCCCATTGAG TTTCACTATGAGAACAATCGGGCCCAGTTTTTTGTTGAGGATGCTAGCACTGCTTCCGCACTGAAGGCTGTGAACTATAAGATTTTGGATCGGGAAAACCGACGG ATATCTATCATCATCAATTCCTCTGCTCCACCCCTGACAGTGCAGAATGACCTGAAGCCAGAACACGTAGAGCAGCTAAAG CTGATCATGAGCAAACGGTATGATGGCTCCCAACAAGCACTTGACCTCAAGGGCCTCCGTTCAGACCCAG ATTTGGTGGCCCAGAACATTGACGTAGTCCTGAGTCGTAGAAATTGTATGGCGGCTTCCCTCCGTATCATTGAAGAGAACATTCCTGAG ctATTGTCATTGAACTTGAGCAACAATAAGCTATACCGGCTGGATGACTTGTCCCACATTGTGCAGAAGGCACCGAACCTAAAGATCTTAAACCTGTCTGGAAATGAG TTGAAGTCAGAGCAGGAATTGGACAAGATAAAAGGGCTGAAGCTAGAAGAGCTGTGGCTTGATGGAAATCCCCTGTGTGATACCTTCCGAGACCAGTCCACTTATATCAG CGCCATTCGTGAACGGTTTCCCAAGTTACTACGCCTG GATGGCCATGAGTTACCCCCGCCAATTGCCTTTGATGTCGAAGCCCCTACGATGTTACCACCCTGCAAG GGCAGCTATTTTGGAACAGAGAGCCTGAAAAGTCTGGTCCTGCACTTCCTGCAGCA GTACTATGCAATTTACGACTCTGGAGACCGGCAAGGGCTCCTAGATGCCTACCACGATGGGGCCTGCTGCTCCCTGAGCATTCCATTCACTCCCCAGAATCCCGCCCG AAGCAACTTGGCTGAGTACTTCAAGGATAGCAGGAATGTGAAGAAACTCAAAGACCCTA CCTTGCGGTTCCAGCTGCTGAAACACACACGCCTCAATGTTGTTGCCTTCCTCAATGAGTTGCCCAAAACTCAGCATGACATCAATTCATTTGTGGTAGACATAAGCGCCCAGACA AGCACGTTGCTGTGTTTTTCTGTCAATGGAGTCTTCAAGGAAG TGGGCAGAAAGTCTCGGGATTCCCTACGAGCCTTCACCCGGACATTCATCGCTGTTCCTGCCAGCAATTCAGG GCTGTGCATCGTAAACGATGAGTTGTTTGTGCGGAATGCCAATCCTGAGGAGATCCAAAGAGCCTTCGCCATGCCTGCTCCCACTCCATCCTCCAGCCCTGTGCCCACCCTCTCCCCAGAACAACAGGAAATGTTGCAGGCATTCTCTACCCAGTCTGGCATGAACCTCGAATGGTCCCAGAA GTGCCTTCAGGACAACGACTGGAACTACACCAGATCAGCACAGGTCTTTACCCAGCTCAAG GCTGAAGGCAAGATCCCAGAAGTGGCGTTCATGAAGTGA
- the NXF1 gene encoding nuclear RNA export factor 1 isoform X2 — MADEGKSYNEHDDRVNFPQRRKKGRGPFRWKYGEGNRRSGRGGSGVRSSRPEEDDGDVAMSDAQDGARVRYTPYAPRPNRRGDHWHDRDRIHVTVRRDRALPDRTGAGTSQDGTSKNWFKITIPYGKKYDKSWLLSLIQSKCSVPFTPIEFHYENNRAQFFVEDASTASALKAVNYKILDRENRRISIIINSSAPPLTVQNDLKPEHVEQLKLIMSKRYDGSQQALDLKGLRSDPDLVAQNIDVVLSRRNCMAASLRIIEENIPELLSLNLSNNKLYRLDDLSHIVQKAPNLKILNLSGNELKSEQELDKIKGLKLEELWLDGNPLCDTFRDQSTYISAIRERFPKLLRLDGHELPPPIAFDVEAPTMLPPCKGSYFGTESLKSLVLHFLQQYYAIYDSGDRQGLLDAYHDGACCSLSIPFTPQNPARSNLAEYFKDSRNVKKLKDPTLRFQLLKHTRLNVVAFLNELPKTQHDINSFVVDISAQTSTLLCFSVNGVFKEVGRKSRDSLRAFTRTFIAVPASNSGLCIVNDELFVRNANPEEIQRAFAMPAPTPSSSPVPTLSPEQQEMLQAFSTQSGMNLEWSQNWSMRSPDACKECPATQGCPSA; from the exons ATGGCGGACGAGGGGAAATCGTACAACG AGCATGATGACCGTGTTAATTTCCctcaaaggagaaagaaaggccGGGGTCCTTTCCGTTGGAAGTATGGTGAGGGGAACCGTCGTTCTGGAAGAGGCGGTTCTGGTGTTCGGTCTTCCCGCCCTGAGGAAGATGATGGAGATGTAGCAATGAGTGATGCCCAGGATGGTGCCCGAGTACGATA CACCCCATATGCTCCCCGACCCAACCGTCGGGGTGATCATTGGCATGATCGAGACCGTATCCATGTTACTGTACGGAGAGACAGAGCTCTTCCAGACAGAACAGGAGCTGGCACCAGCCAGGATGGGACCTCGAAGAACTGGTTCAAGATTACA ATTCCTTATGGCAAAAAGTATGACAAATCATGGCTGCTGAGCTTGATTCAGAGCAAGTGCAGTGTCCCTTTCACTCCCATTGAG TTTCACTATGAGAACAATCGGGCCCAGTTTTTTGTTGAGGATGCTAGCACTGCTTCCGCACTGAAGGCTGTGAACTATAAGATTTTGGATCGGGAAAACCGACGG ATATCTATCATCATCAATTCCTCTGCTCCACCCCTGACAGTGCAGAATGACCTGAAGCCAGAACACGTAGAGCAGCTAAAG CTGATCATGAGCAAACGGTATGATGGCTCCCAACAAGCACTTGACCTCAAGGGCCTCCGTTCAGACCCAG ATTTGGTGGCCCAGAACATTGACGTAGTCCTGAGTCGTAGAAATTGTATGGCGGCTTCCCTCCGTATCATTGAAGAGAACATTCCTGAG ctATTGTCATTGAACTTGAGCAACAATAAGCTATACCGGCTGGATGACTTGTCCCACATTGTGCAGAAGGCACCGAACCTAAAGATCTTAAACCTGTCTGGAAATGAG TTGAAGTCAGAGCAGGAATTGGACAAGATAAAAGGGCTGAAGCTAGAAGAGCTGTGGCTTGATGGAAATCCCCTGTGTGATACCTTCCGAGACCAGTCCACTTATATCAG CGCCATTCGTGAACGGTTTCCCAAGTTACTACGCCTG GATGGCCATGAGTTACCCCCGCCAATTGCCTTTGATGTCGAAGCCCCTACGATGTTACCACCCTGCAAG GGCAGCTATTTTGGAACAGAGAGCCTGAAAAGTCTGGTCCTGCACTTCCTGCAGCA GTACTATGCAATTTACGACTCTGGAGACCGGCAAGGGCTCCTAGATGCCTACCACGATGGGGCCTGCTGCTCCCTGAGCATTCCATTCACTCCCCAGAATCCCGCCCG AAGCAACTTGGCTGAGTACTTCAAGGATAGCAGGAATGTGAAGAAACTCAAAGACCCTA CCTTGCGGTTCCAGCTGCTGAAACACACACGCCTCAATGTTGTTGCCTTCCTCAATGAGTTGCCCAAAACTCAGCATGACATCAATTCATTTGTGGTAGACATAAGCGCCCAGACA AGCACGTTGCTGTGTTTTTCTGTCAATGGAGTCTTCAAGGAAG TGGGCAGAAAGTCTCGGGATTCCCTACGAGCCTTCACCCGGACATTCATCGCTGTTCCTGCCAGCAATTCAGG GCTGTGCATCGTAAACGATGAGTTGTTTGTGCGGAATGCCAATCCTGAGGAGATCCAAAGAGCCTTCGCCATGCCTGCTCCCACTCCATCCTCCAGCCCTGTGCCCACCCTCTCCCCAGAACAACAGGAAATGTTGCAGGCATTCTCTACCCAGTCTGGCATGAACCTCGAATGGTCCCAGAA ctggtccatgcgcagtcctgatgcgtgcaaggagtgccctgccacgcaggggtgtccctccgcatag